The Filimonas lacunae genomic sequence AAATTATCATGTACGGTGTGCTGGTAGGAAAGGCGCAGCATTTTATTGAGAAGGGCAGGTTAATGACCACCGACAACGTAAAACACGCTTCTGATCCTTTCACCTACAAGCCTTTCCATTACACATGGACTGCACCTAACGTTGATAAATTCAAAGGCAGAACCTTTAACGGTTACCACCGTGAAGATGGCCGCGTAGGTACTGCCAACTACTGGCTGTTTATCCCTACTGTGTTTTGCGAAAACAGAAACCTGGATGTAATTAAAGAAGCCTTACATAACGAATTAGGCTATGCTGTTACCCAGAAGTACAAAAGCTACGCACACGAACTGGTGGAAGCTTACAAAAAAGGAGAAGATATTCATAACCTGAACTTAGCCCCGCAAACTTCAGAAGAAGCACGCAAAAAGCGTGTGTTTGAAAACGTGGATGGTATTAAGTTCCTGAACCACCAGGGTGGTTGTGGTGGCATTCGTCAGGATGCGGCAGTGTTAAGCAAGTTGCTGGCTGCTTATGCCGATCATCCAAACGTAGCAGGTGTAACCGTATTAAGCCTGGGCTGTCAGAACCTGCAGGTACAGGATTTTAAAAACGACCTGCAACAGCGCAATCCTAACTTCAACAAGCCTTTATACATTTTCGAGCAACAGCAATCGCAAAGTGAAGAGCAATTGGTTGCTGATGCTATACGCAAAACATTTGAAGGCCTTATAGAAATAAACAAGTTCACCCGCAAACCTGCTACGCTGGACAAATTAACCTTAGGGGTGAAATGTGGCGGTAGTGATGGTTTCAGCGGTATCTCAGCCAACCCGGCTGTAGGCTACACCTCCGACTTACTGGTGGCTTTAGGCGGTAAAGTATTACTGGCTGAGTTTCCGGAGCTATGCGGTGCAGAACAACAACTGATTGACCGTACCAGGAATGAAGATGCGGCCAAGAAGTTTATTCACCTGATGACAGCCTATAACGATGCGGCACATAAAGTAGGCTCCGGCTTTCACATGAACCCATCTCCCGGTAACATCAAAGACGGTTTAATTACCGATGCTATCAAAAGCACAGGTGCAGCACGTAAAGGCGGTACCTCTGTGGTAGAAGATGTACTGGATTATACCGAGCCTGCGGTTAAGCCCGGTTTAAACCTGGTATGTACGCCTGGTAACGACGTAGAAGCCACCACGGGTAAAGCAGCTTCAGGCGCTACCTTAATCCTGTTTACTACAGGCCTGGGCACACCTACCGGTAACCCCGTTTGTCCTACTATTAAAGTATCTACCAACACAGCCCTGTTAAAAAGAATGGGTGATGTAATTGATATCAACACCGGTCCCGTTATCGATGGTGAGAAAACCATTGAAGAAATGGGTGAGGATATCCTGGAATATTGTATCAAAGCAGCCAGCGGTGAGATAATACCTAAAGCGGTGTTGTTAAACCAGGATGATTTTATTCCATGGAAAAGAGGGGTATCGCTATAATCCTTTGTTGAAACTGTAATGTTGACTTTTGAATACGTATAATCATGAAGAAGTTTTTAGATGAAAACTTTCTGCTGGAAAATAAAACCGCAGAAAAGCTGTATCACGACTTTGCTAAACATATGCCTATTATAGATTATCACTGCCATTTGCCGCAAACGCAAATAGCAACTGATCATCAGTTCCAGAACCTGACCCAGGTGTGGTTGTATGGCGATCACTATAAATGGCGCGCTATGCGTACCAATGGAGTAGACGAAAGCTATTGCACTGGTAACAAGCCTGATTATGAAAAATTTGAACAATGGGCTAAAACAGTGCCTTATACTTTACGTAACCCCCTGTACCACTGGACACACCTGGAGTTACAGCGTTACTTTGGTGTAAACGAGCTGTTAAGCGCCGATACTGCCAAAAGCATTTACGAAACCTGTAGCGAGCAACTGCGCACACCAGACTTCACCGTTCGTAACCTGCTGCGCAAGATGAACGTGGCAATGGTTTGTACTACCGATGATCCGGCTGATGATTTAAAAGATCACCAGTTTTTAGCAAAAGACAGCTTTGAAACACCTGTATTACCAGCCTTCCGTCCGGATGCTGCAATGAACGTAGATAATACAGAGAATTTCATTAAGTATGTAGGTCGTATTGAGAAAGCCGCTAACGTAAGCGTTACCGATTTCAAAAGCTACCTGGATGCGTTAAAAAGCCGTCACGACTACTTTGCTGCCAATGGTTGCGGCGTAAGTGACCACGGTTTGGAAGAGATCTATGCTGAAGACTATACCGAAGCTGGTGTAGCAGAGATATTCAAAAAAGTAATGGCAGGCGGTCAACTGACACTGGAAGAACGCAGACAGTTTAAATCGGCCATGCTGGTATACTTTGCTGAGTGGGATTGGGAAAGAGGCTGGGTACAGCAATATCACCTGGGTGCATTGCGTAACAACAACCTGCGCAGAATGCGTGAGTTAGGACCAGATACCGGCTGGGATTCTATTGGCGATTTCCAACAGGGCCGCGCACTGGCAAAGTTCCTGGGCAAACTGGATGATGGCAACAAACTGGCTAAAACCATTATATACAACCTGAACCCTGCCGATAACGAACTGATGGCTACCATGATTGGTAACTTCAACGACGGCTCTATTGCCGGCAAAGTGCAGTTTGGCAGTGGCTGGTGGTTTTTGGATCAGAAAGATGGTATGACCCGCCAGATGAACGCTTTATCTAACATGGGCTTAATAAGCAGATTTATCGGTATGCTTACCGATTCTCGCAGCTTCCTGTCGTTCCCACGCCACGAATATTTCCGCAGGTTATTATGTAACCTGTTTGGTAAAGAAGTGGAAAATGGTGAATTGCCAAACGATGTTGCATGGATTGGCCAGGTGGTACAAGACATCTGCTATAACAATGCAAAGCAATACTTTAACTGGCAGTATTTAAGAACGCCGGAAACAAGTGCTGCTAACGCGCAATTGATTAAATAACCCTTTATACAAGATGGTAGAAACTAAATTGACTTTTGAGGAGCTGCTACACAGCAAATTTGTGGCAGCAGACGCCATTCCGGAGGGCTTTGCTTTGCCTGGTGAAATAAACCAGCGTGAATACCTCTGCAATGGTGAAATGAAACAGTGGAATGGTACCGTTCACCCGGTATATTCTCCTGTGTGTGTGCAAACACCTAACGGCCTGGAGCGTAAGCTCATTGGCTCGTACCCCATTTGTACCGAAGCAGAAGCAGCAGAAGCATTAGACGCAGCTGTAAAAGCTTACGATAACGGACGCGGCGAATGGCCTACTATGAGCGTAGCTCAACGCATTGACTGTGTAAAGAAGTTTACGCAGAAAATGAAAGAGAAGAAAGACATAGTGGTAAAGCTGATTATGTGGGAAATTGGTAAATCATATGCCGATTCTGTAAAGGAATTTGACAGAACTGTAGAATATATTGATGCTACCATTAAAGCGTTAAAAGGCATTGACCGTAAGTCTTCTACTTTTGAAGATGAGCAGGGCATTGTGGCGCAGGTGCGCCGTTCGCCTTTAGGCGTGGTATTGTGTATGGGGCCGTTTAACTACCCGTTAAACGAAACCTTTACCACCTTAATACCGGCTATTATCATGGGCAACACCCTGTTGTTCAAACCTCCGAAGCATGGTACCTTATTGCACTATCCTTTACTGGAAGCTTTCCGCGATTCTTTCCCTAAAGGTGTGGTAAATACCATTTACGGACGTGGTAACAGTATTGTTCCCGGTTTAATGCAATCCGGTAAAATTGACGTGCTTACCTTAATTGGTAGCAGCCGTGTGGCCAATGAGCTGAAAAAACTGCACCCGAAAGTAAACCGCCTGCGCGCGATACTGGGGCTGGATGCTAAAAACGCAGCTATCATTACCGCTAAAGCCGATTTAAAGCAAGCCGTTTCTGAAACCGTACTGGGTGCGCTTTCTTTCAACGGTCAGCGTTGCACTGCACTGAAAATCATTTTCGTACACCGTTCTATCGCCCATGCGTTCTCTAAAGCGTTAAGCGAAGAGGTGAACAAATTGAAAGTAGGTATGCCATGGGAGCCAGGTGTGGCGTTAACGCCATTACCAGAGCCGGGCAAGCCTGCTTATCTGAAAGATATCATTGACGATGCAGTATCGTTCGGAGCTAAAATCATGAATGAAAATGGTGGTGCTACGGTAGAATCTCTGGTATATCCGGCGGTATTATTCCCCGTGAACGATCAGATGAAAGTATACCGCGAAGAGCAGTTTGGACCAGTGATTCCAGTGGTGCCTTACGACGATCTGGAAACGCCGATTCAATACCTGATCGACTCTACGCATGGCCAGCAGGTGAGTATTTTCAGTTATGATAAAAATGAAGTAGCTTCCCTCATCGATCCATTGATGAACCAGGTAAGCCGTGTGAATATCAACTGTCAGTGCCAGCGTGGTCCGGACGTATTTCCATTCACCGGTAGAAAAGATAGCGCGGAAGGCACTTTGTCTGTAGAAGACGCTTTACGTTCTTTCTCCATCCGTTCACTGGTGGCTACCAAGCTGACAGATGCCAATACACAGTTATTTAACGACATCATCAGCGAAAACATCTGTAATTCTTTAAGCAGGAACTACATATTTTAAGATAAACAAAGCAAGGCCGGTGGCAACATTGGCCTTGCTTCTAATAAAGCAGAATGAGCAAAGCACTATTCGATCTTACAGGAAAAACAGCATTGGTTACCGGTGGTAACAAAGGAATTGGTAAAGGAATGGCAGTAGGGCTGGCGGAAGCCGGTGCAGATATTCTCGTGGTTTCAGGATCGGTAGCCTTACAAGGCAGCGATATTGAAAAGGAAGTAACTGCCCTGGGACGCAAGTTCAAGGCTTATCAGGCTAACCTGGGCGACCGGGAAAAGCTGTATGAGTTTATTACAAAACTGCTGGCTGAAAACCCGAACATCGATATCCTGGTAAACAACGCAGGCACTATTATGCGTAAGCCTGCAGCTGAACACCCTGATGAGTATTGGGATAGTGTGCTGTCTTTAAACCTGGATGCGCCGTTTGTGCTGGCCAGGGAAATTGGTAAACACATGTTACAGCGCGGCAGCGGTAAAATTATCTTTACCTGCTCGTTGTTAAGCTTCCAGGGCGGTATTAACGTACCTGGTTATGCAGCCAGCAAAGGCGCATTAAGCAGCCTGGTGAAAGCACTGGCCAACGAGTGGGCTGGCAAAGGCATTAATGTAAATGGTATTGCACCAGGTTACATTGCCACTGATAACACGGAAGCGCTGCGTAACGATCCGACCCGTAGCAAGTCAATCCTCGACAGAATTCCAGCGGGCCGTTGGGGCGAGCCGGAAGATTTTAAAGGTCCTGCCGTATTCCTGGCATCCGATGCCGGAAGTTACGTACAGGGAACTATCCTTACGGTAGATGGTGGATGGATGGGCAGATAGAGTAGGATAGTGAATACGAAAATTGTAAATAGTTTTAGGCCCTTACAGGCCGATTAAAATATAGAATGATGGAAGTTAGATTTCAGCAAAGTCCAAAGGAAACCAGCCAGATGAATACGCAGGAACTGCGTAGCAATTTTTTGATCGAGAACTTAATGCAGGATGACAAGCTGAACCTGGTATACTCGCACTACGATCGCGTGATTGTGGGCGGTGCCAAACCAGTGAACCAGGTGTTGAAACTGGAAGCGCATTCCGAATTAAGGGCTGATTATTTCCTGGAAAGAAGAGAACTGGGTATCATCAACGTTGCCGGCGCCGGAAAAGTAGTGGCCGATGGCGTTACTTATGAGTTAAATAAACTGGAATGCCTGTACTTAGGCAAAGGGGTAAAAGAAGTTTCTTTTGCCAGCGTAAACGCAAACGATGCCGCTATTTTTTACCTGTTGTCTGCTCCCGCACACGCTACTTATCCTACCGTTAAGTATAGCAAAGACCAGGCGTCTGGTGGCGATATGGGTAGCCAGGCTACCGCCAATAAAAGAACTATTTACCGTTACATACATGCCGATGGCATTCAAAGCTGTCAGCTGGTAATGGGCTTAACCATACTGGAAGAAGGTAGTGTTTGGAATACCATGCCATCACACACCCATACCCGCCGTATGGAAGCTTATTACTACTTTGATGTAAAAGCCGATCAGCGCGTGTTCCATTTCATGGGCGAGCCCACTGAAACACGTCACCTGCTGGTGGCCAACAACGAAGCTATTATTTCTCCGCCATGGAGCATACACTCTGGTTGCGGTACTGCCAGCTACGGCTTTATATGGGGCATGGCCGGTGAAAACTATACTTACAGCGATATGGACCCTGCTCCGTTAGCTGATATGCGCTAAGCCCTTTAACCCCCAGATTGATAAACATGAAGAAAGTATTTTGTTTTGGCGAGTTGTTGTTACGTATGTCGCCCGTATTAGGTCAGCAGTGGTTAAAAACCAATGTGCTGCCTGTATTTGTGGGTGGCGCTGAGTTAAACGTAGCGCAGGCTTTAGCCGGCTGGCAGGTGCCGGTACAGTATTGTACCGCTTTGCCACAGAATTATTTATCGCAGGAAATATGCGATTTAATCAGCGAGAAGCATGTGGACATGAGCCGCGTACACTTTTCCGGTGAACGCATTGGCACTTACTACCTGCCACAGGGAGCTGATTTAAAGAACGCTGGTGTTATCTACGACCGCGCCTATTCTTCTTTCGCTTCTTTAAAACCCGGTATGATTAACTGGGACGAAACCCTGAAAGATGCCAACTGGTTTCATTTCAGCGCTATTAGTCCTGCTTTGAATACAGATGCAGTTGCCGTATTGGAAGAAGCACTACAGGCTGCTACCCGCTTAGGTTTAACTATTTCTGTTGACTTGAACTACCGCGCCAAATTATGGCAGTACGGTAAAAAGCCGGTAGAAGTAATGCCTGCGCTGGCTAAATACTGCCATGTAATTATGGGCAACATCTGGGCTGCCGCTAATTTACTAGGCATGCCTTTGAACGAAACCCTGGTGGCGGCTGATAACAGTACCGAGTACCTACAGCACGCTGTAGAAACCTCTAATGCGATTATGCAGCATTTTCCTACCTGTCATACAGTAGCTAACACCTTCCGTTTTGATAAAGAAGGCGGTGGCATTTTATACTATGCGGCCCTGCAAACAGGTGGCCGGCAATATGTATCGCCCACCTTTACTATTGATAAAATAGTAGATAAAGTAGGTAGCGGCGATTGTTTTATGGGTGGTCTTATTTACAGCATGTACAATAGCCACCAGCCCCAGGATATTATTAATTATGCAGCAGCAGCAGCCTTTGGTAAGTTGCAGGAAGTAGGCGATGCTACACGGCAGGATGTTGCGGCTGTTCAATCTACTATTCAACGTTATGAGCAAAAAAGATAGTTCGTTACAGGCCGTATTGCAACAACGCATACTGCCTTTGTATTTTGAAGCCGACACTACTGTGTCACTGGAAGTATTGAAAGCCTTATATGCAGCCGGTATTCGCGCGGTAGAATATACCAACCGTGGCGCTGCAGCACTGGATAACTTTAAAGCCATGAAGCAGCTGCGTGATGCAGAACTGCCTGGCCTGGAAATAGGAATTGGTACTATTAAAAATGCAGCCGATGCACGTGCTTTTGTGGCAGCCGGTGTAGACTTTTTAATCAGCCCCGGTTATGTGCCTGAGGTACTGGAAGTAGCCAACGAATTTGGTTTACTGTATGTGCCGGGTTGTATGACGCCTACCGAAATTATCACAGCAGAAAATGCGGGTATCCGTTTTGTAAAACTGTTCCCGGGCAACGTACTGGGTCCTGGTTTTGTAGAAGCCATCCGCACCCTGTTCCCGGCTATGTACTTTATGCCAACAGGCGGTGTAGAGCTGGACGAAGCTAATTTACGTAGCTGGTTTACCGCAGGTGTAAACGCAGTAGGTTTAGGTAGCAAGCTGATTAATAAGAAAGTATTGGCACAGGCCGATTATGCAGCAGCTATTACAGCAGCCACTGCTACAACCCTGCATACTTTAAAATCCATTTAACGAAAAACCGCTAAAACGATTCGCATGTCTTCAACCAAAATCGGCAAATACAGGTGGACGATCTGTACACTGTTGTTTGCCGCCACTACCGTTAACTATTTAGACAGGCAGGTACTAAGCTTATTGCAGCCACACCTGGAGGAAATATACCACTGGACAAACAGCGACTATGCCGATATTACTGCTGCTTTCCAGCTTTTCTATGCCATTGCCATGTTATTTGCAGGCAGGGTAATTGATAAAGTAGGAACTAAATGGGGATATGGCCTTGCTATTACCATATGGTCGATTGGCGCTTTAGTGCACGCATTTTCTTTCCCGATAGGATCAGGTATTGCCAATATACTTCAATTATTAGGTATTACTGTCTGGAGTGCCTCTGTATTAGGCTTTATGTTTTCCCGTATGGTGCTGGCCCTGGGCGAAGCTGGTAACTTTCCGGCAGCTATTAAAGCTACAGCCGAATACTTCCCGCAAAAAGAGCGTTCCCTGGCTACAGGTATATTTAACTCCGGGGCTAATATCGGCGCTATCATTGCGCCTATTTCCATTCCTGCTATTCAGGCAGCATGGGGATGGGAAGCGGCTTTTGTGATAGTAGGTTTGTTTGGATTTTTATGGTTGGGCTTCTGGCTGTTTTTCTATGAAAAACCAGAGAAGCAAAAAAGACTGTCGCCGGAAGAACTGGCTTATATTAATAGCGATGAAGCGGTACATGTTGCCCCTTCTGAAGATGTGGCCGTTCAACAAAAGATATCATGGACAAAACTGTTAGGTTATAATCAAACCTGGGCTTTTGTAGTAGGTAAGTTTTTAACAGATGGTGTATGGTGGTTTTTCCTGTTCTGGTTACCTGCCTACCTAAAAGCAGCCTATGGTCTTACCGGACAGGCCATTTCTATGCCGCTGGCTATCTTATACAGCCTTTCTATGATTGGCAGTATCAGTGGCGGATGGTTCCCCGTTTATTTCATCAACAAAGGATTAAGCCCATTTGCAGGCCGCAGACGCGCTATGCTGGTAATAGCCCTGGTGCCATTGCTGGTGTTATTGGCGCAGCCTTTAGGCTATATCAGCTTCTGGGTTCCTGTATTGTTAATAGGTATTGGAACCGCTGCCCACCAGGCATGGAGTGCTAACATCTTCACTACCGTATCAGACATGTTCCCTAAAAAAGCCGTAGGCTCTATTGTGGGTATTGGTGGTATGGCCGGTGGTTTAGGTGGTGTGCTGATTTCTAAAGTAGGTGGAGCACTGTTTGATCATTACAAAAAAGTAGGACACATTGAAACAGGATATACTATCATGTTTGCATTTTGTGCCATTGCTTATTTACTGGCATGGGTGATTATGAAGGCTTTAGTGCCTGCACACAAACCAGTAGAATTATAATCAGGGTTTATTAGCTGAATGATACAAGAAAGCCGCTTCTGTTAAAGGATGCGGCTTTTCTTTTTGCGGTAATTCTGCCTGTTTATCGCAATATTTCACCATTTGGTACACACATACCCTGGCTGCGTAGCAGCATTTTGTATTTAACGATGGCTGGCATTTGCTTTGAAATATGTACAGTATAAAAGCAAACAATATGAAAAAGGTAATCGTTCTCTCAGCAGTAGTCATCAGCAGCCTGGTATTTAGCCATTCAGCTAACGCTCAGGTTCGATTCAATGTAAGCATAAATGTAGGTGCTCAGCCTACCTGGGTAAATAACAGTAACACGCGTGATGCGGATTATTACTATATACCTGATGCCGATTGCTACTATTCCGTTAACGAAAAAATGTATGTATACCGCGATGGGGCTAACTGGAGAAAAGCGCCTCAGTTACCTGGTCGTTTCAAAAACTTTGACTTCCGTAATAAAAGAGTAATTGGTATTAAAGGACAGGAGGCACCGTATATGCACCATGCTGAAAACAGGAATGCTTATAATAATGCCAATGAAAAGTTTAACCATCAACAACCTGACCGTCAGCCACAACGTGGTAATGACAACAAGGGAAACAATGGTTTTGGAAGACGTTCATAAGCGTAGTAGAGATAGCGTTTTAACGTGTAAAGCGGCCTGCCTGTTGGCGGGTCGTTTTTGTTGAATCAGGAGGGCAAAGTAAATAACAGGCTGGAGCCTGAGTTTGTAGCGTAACACCCTTTAAAACCTTACAATCACGCGCCCTTTCTTCTTCTTATTCCCAATCCATTTAGGACCATTTTCCAAAGCGGAAATAGCTTTATCATTCATGGAGTTATTGAACGATTTCAGCACTTTCATATCGTAAGGGT encodes the following:
- a CDS encoding UxaA family hydrolase gives rise to the protein MKKIVLKVNPADNVIVALTDLHKGQQVELDGEKYILADDVHAKHKFFTTDLQTGDEIIMYGVLVGKAQHFIEKGRLMTTDNVKHASDPFTYKPFHYTWTAPNVDKFKGRTFNGYHREDGRVGTANYWLFIPTVFCENRNLDVIKEALHNELGYAVTQKYKSYAHELVEAYKKGEDIHNLNLAPQTSEEARKKRVFENVDGIKFLNHQGGCGGIRQDAAVLSKLLAAYADHPNVAGVTVLSLGCQNLQVQDFKNDLQQRNPNFNKPLYIFEQQQSQSEEQLVADAIRKTFEGLIEINKFTRKPATLDKLTLGVKCGGSDGFSGISANPAVGYTSDLLVALGGKVLLAEFPELCGAEQQLIDRTRNEDAAKKFIHLMTAYNDAAHKVGSGFHMNPSPGNIKDGLITDAIKSTGAARKGGTSVVEDVLDYTEPAVKPGLNLVCTPGNDVEATTGKAASGATLILFTTGLGTPTGNPVCPTIKVSTNTALLKRMGDVIDINTGPVIDGEKTIEEMGEDILEYCIKAASGEIIPKAVLLNQDDFIPWKRGVSL
- a CDS encoding SDR family oxidoreductase encodes the protein MSKALFDLTGKTALVTGGNKGIGKGMAVGLAEAGADILVVSGSVALQGSDIEKEVTALGRKFKAYQANLGDREKLYEFITKLLAENPNIDILVNNAGTIMRKPAAEHPDEYWDSVLSLNLDAPFVLAREIGKHMLQRGSGKIIFTCSLLSFQGGINVPGYAASKGALSSLVKALANEWAGKGINVNGIAPGYIATDNTEALRNDPTRSKSILDRIPAGRWGEPEDFKGPAVFLASDAGSYVQGTILTVDGGWMGR
- a CDS encoding bifunctional 4-hydroxy-2-oxoglutarate aldolase/2-dehydro-3-deoxy-phosphogluconate aldolase; this encodes MSKKDSSLQAVLQQRILPLYFEADTTVSLEVLKALYAAGIRAVEYTNRGAAALDNFKAMKQLRDAELPGLEIGIGTIKNAADARAFVAAGVDFLISPGYVPEVLEVANEFGLLYVPGCMTPTEIITAENAGIRFVKLFPGNVLGPGFVEAIRTLFPAMYFMPTGGVELDEANLRSWFTAGVNAVGLGSKLINKKVLAQADYAAAITAATATTLHTLKSI
- a CDS encoding NADP-dependent glyceraldehyde-3-phosphate dehydrogenase, giving the protein MVETKLTFEELLHSKFVAADAIPEGFALPGEINQREYLCNGEMKQWNGTVHPVYSPVCVQTPNGLERKLIGSYPICTEAEAAEALDAAVKAYDNGRGEWPTMSVAQRIDCVKKFTQKMKEKKDIVVKLIMWEIGKSYADSVKEFDRTVEYIDATIKALKGIDRKSSTFEDEQGIVAQVRRSPLGVVLCMGPFNYPLNETFTTLIPAIIMGNTLLFKPPKHGTLLHYPLLEAFRDSFPKGVVNTIYGRGNSIVPGLMQSGKIDVLTLIGSSRVANELKKLHPKVNRLRAILGLDAKNAAIITAKADLKQAVSETVLGALSFNGQRCTALKIIFVHRSIAHAFSKALSEEVNKLKVGMPWEPGVALTPLPEPGKPAYLKDIIDDAVSFGAKIMNENGGATVESLVYPAVLFPVNDQMKVYREEQFGPVIPVVPYDDLETPIQYLIDSTHGQQVSIFSYDKNEVASLIDPLMNQVSRVNINCQCQRGPDVFPFTGRKDSAEGTLSVEDALRSFSIRSLVATKLTDANTQLFNDIISENICNSLSRNYIF
- the uxaC gene encoding glucuronate isomerase translates to MKKFLDENFLLENKTAEKLYHDFAKHMPIIDYHCHLPQTQIATDHQFQNLTQVWLYGDHYKWRAMRTNGVDESYCTGNKPDYEKFEQWAKTVPYTLRNPLYHWTHLELQRYFGVNELLSADTAKSIYETCSEQLRTPDFTVRNLLRKMNVAMVCTTDDPADDLKDHQFLAKDSFETPVLPAFRPDAAMNVDNTENFIKYVGRIEKAANVSVTDFKSYLDALKSRHDYFAANGCGVSDHGLEEIYAEDYTEAGVAEIFKKVMAGGQLTLEERRQFKSAMLVYFAEWDWERGWVQQYHLGALRNNNLRRMRELGPDTGWDSIGDFQQGRALAKFLGKLDDGNKLAKTIIYNLNPADNELMATMIGNFNDGSIAGKVQFGSGWWFLDQKDGMTRQMNALSNMGLISRFIGMLTDSRSFLSFPRHEYFRRLLCNLFGKEVENGELPNDVAWIGQVVQDICYNNAKQYFNWQYLRTPETSAANAQLIK
- a CDS encoding sugar kinase, which translates into the protein MKKVFCFGELLLRMSPVLGQQWLKTNVLPVFVGGAELNVAQALAGWQVPVQYCTALPQNYLSQEICDLISEKHVDMSRVHFSGERIGTYYLPQGADLKNAGVIYDRAYSSFASLKPGMINWDETLKDANWFHFSAISPALNTDAVAVLEEALQAATRLGLTISVDLNYRAKLWQYGKKPVEVMPALAKYCHVIMGNIWAAANLLGMPLNETLVAADNSTEYLQHAVETSNAIMQHFPTCHTVANTFRFDKEGGGILYYAALQTGGRQYVSPTFTIDKIVDKVGSGDCFMGGLIYSMYNSHQPQDIINYAAAAAFGKLQEVGDATRQDVAAVQSTIQRYEQKR
- a CDS encoding MFS transporter → MSSTKIGKYRWTICTLLFAATTVNYLDRQVLSLLQPHLEEIYHWTNSDYADITAAFQLFYAIAMLFAGRVIDKVGTKWGYGLAITIWSIGALVHAFSFPIGSGIANILQLLGITVWSASVLGFMFSRMVLALGEAGNFPAAIKATAEYFPQKERSLATGIFNSGANIGAIIAPISIPAIQAAWGWEAAFVIVGLFGFLWLGFWLFFYEKPEKQKRLSPEELAYINSDEAVHVAPSEDVAVQQKISWTKLLGYNQTWAFVVGKFLTDGVWWFFLFWLPAYLKAAYGLTGQAISMPLAILYSLSMIGSISGGWFPVYFINKGLSPFAGRRRAMLVIALVPLLVLLAQPLGYISFWVPVLLIGIGTAAHQAWSANIFTTVSDMFPKKAVGSIVGIGGMAGGLGGVLISKVGGALFDHYKKVGHIETGYTIMFAFCAIAYLLAWVIMKALVPAHKPVEL
- the kduI gene encoding 5-dehydro-4-deoxy-D-glucuronate isomerase, whose amino-acid sequence is MMEVRFQQSPKETSQMNTQELRSNFLIENLMQDDKLNLVYSHYDRVIVGGAKPVNQVLKLEAHSELRADYFLERRELGIINVAGAGKVVADGVTYELNKLECLYLGKGVKEVSFASVNANDAAIFYLLSAPAHATYPTVKYSKDQASGGDMGSQATANKRTIYRYIHADGIQSCQLVMGLTILEEGSVWNTMPSHTHTRRMEAYYYFDVKADQRVFHFMGEPTETRHLLVANNEAIISPPWSIHSGCGTASYGFIWGMAGENYTYSDMDPAPLADMR